The nucleotide sequence CTCCAGCCAGTCCCGCGGCCGGAGATAGTCGCGGCTGAGGGCGGCCTCCGGGGTGTCCGGCTCCGGCTGCCAGCCGTACTCCCAGCGGGCGAGGGGCGGCAGCGACATGAGGATGGACTCGGTGCGCCCGCCGGACTGGATGCCGAACCGCGTGCCGCGGTCGAACAGCAGGTTGAACTCCACATACCGGCCCCGGCGGTAGAGCTGGAACTGGCGCTCGCGCTCGCCGTAGGGGGTGTCCCTGCGCCTGTTCACGATGGGCAGGTAGGCCTCCAGATAGGCATCGCCCACGGCGCGCATCAGCCCGAAGCAGTGCCCGAAGCCGCCCTCGTCGTAGTCGTCGAAGAACAGCCCGCCGATCCCCCGGGCCTCGTTACGGTGGGGCAGGTGGAAGTAGCGGTCGCACCACTGCTTGAAGCGCGGGTAGAGATCGTCGCCGTAGGGCGCGACGGCGTCCCGCGCAACCCGGTGCCAGTGCCGGCAGTCGGCGTCGAAGGGGTAGTAGGGCGTCAGATCGAAGCCGCCCCCGAACCACCAGACGGGCTCCGCCCCCTCGGCCTCCGCCAGGAAGAAGCGGACATTGGCGTGGGACGTCGGCACATAGGGATTGCGCGGGTGGACCACCAGCGAGACGCCCAGGGCCTGGAAGCTGCGCCCCGCGAGCTCGGGTCGGCGGTCGCTTGCCGTCGCCGGCAGCCGGTTGCCATGGACGTGGGAGAAGTTCACCCCCGCCTGCTCGAACACCGCGCCCCCGGCCAGCACCCGACTGCGCCCCCCGCCCCCGTCGGGCCGGTCCCAGCGGTCTTCGTGGAACCGCCCGCCATCCACGGCCGCCAGCTCCGCACAGATCCGGTCCTGCAGGTCGAGGAGGTAGGCATGAACGGCATTGGGATCGACGCTTGGCATAAAACACGAAACTCCGCATTCAGCGGCCAAAGAAGTCCGCCAGCGCCACCGTCTTCTCGGTGCCGTCACTGGCCAGCCGCAGGCTGCCATCCGCCTCCAGCCCCCGGGGTATGCCGGTCACCGGGCCCGCCGCGACGTGCACGGTGATCGGCTCCTCCCGCGAGAGCAGGCCGCGGGCGCGCAGGGACTGGCACACCGGCGCGAGGCCCTCCTCGTCCCAGCGCTGCAGCCAGTCCAGCAGGTAGCGCGCGTACCGCTCCAGGGCCTCACCCGGGGTGGTCTCCGCGGCCCCGTCCGCCACCAGCGAGGCGTACTCCCAGCCCTCCACCGGCGGCGCGACGTTGAGCTGCGTCGCCAGGATGGCGGCATCCGCCTGCGGGCGGTGAACCGCCACGCCGCCCACCTTGTGGCCATTGATGAGCAGGTCGTTGGGCCAGCGATAGTCGAGCCCGGTCATCGGCGGCAGCAGCTCCGCCACCGCAGTGCCCAGGGCCAGCAGACTCACCAGACCGAGCTCGGGCAGACGCTCGGCGGGAAACTCCGGGCGCAGCAGCACGGCCGCGTAGAGTCCGCCCGGGGGTGAGCGCCAGGCCTCCCGCTGGCCTCGCCCGGCCGCCTGCTCACCCACCCAGACCAGCAGCCCCTCGTCCGCCCCGGCGGCGGCCCGGCGCGCGGCCTCGTCCACAGCGCTGTCGGCCCGCTCGAGGAACACCGGGTCGTAGAGCGGCGGGAGCGTAGCGGCCAGCCGGGGGTCGCGTGGCTGATTGGTTGCCATCAGAGCCTCCCCGGAAGCGGGAAAATCGCGGGATGACGTAACTGCCCAAGTCTTGCCGCGGCCTCGCGGGCCCCCCACCGGCCGTGCCCGGTGCGGTGCGGGGCAGAAGCCCCGAGCGCGGGCGCCGCATACCCGGCCAGGCACCCACGCTGCCGTACCCCGGCGGCCGCGGAAAACAAGTTCGGCCTGCGCCGCCGACCAATGCTCATCGGCCACCCCCCGCCCGGCGCAGCGCATCCAGATGGCGGCGCAGCTTCTGCAGCTGGGGGGAGAGGACCTTGGTGGTGCCGGCGGCCCGGTCGTAGGCATCCTTCAGCAGCGCCGCGCCCTCCGCGCCACGGCCCGTGTCCCGGAGCAGCGCCGCCAGCCGGCAGAGACTGTCCACGTGCAGGCTGCTGTCGATCCCCATGATGCGCTCCAGCCGCCCCACCGCATCCCGCAGCAGCGGCTCCGCCTGATCCACCCGGCGCGCGTCCGCGTACAGTCCGCCGAGCTCCGCCGCCGTCATCGCCGTGTTCGGGTGATCCAGCCCGTAGAGCTCCGACCAGATCGCCAGATTCTCCCGGTACAGCGGCTCCGCCTCGTCGTAGCGGCGCGTCTCCCGCAGCAGGTCCGCCAGGTTGTTGACGCTGGTGGCTGTCGCCGGATGGCGCTCGCCGACCACCGCCTTCCAGACGGCCACCGCCTCGCGGTAGAGGGTCTCCGCCTCCTCGCGCTGGCCGGTGACGTCCAGCACCCCGGCCAGATTGTGCAGTGTCGTGGCCGTCTCCGCGTGCTCGCGGCCGAGGGCCGCGGTGCGGATCTCCAGCGCCCGGCGGAAGCAGCGCTCCGCCTCGGGGAAGCGCTCCAGGGCGTCCAGCGTGGTGCCCAGGTTATGCAGGCCGGCGGCCGTCGCCGGATGCCCCGGGCCGAACAGCGTCTGCGTGATGTCCAGCGCCTCGCGGTACCGGGCTTCGGCGCCGGCGTAGTCGTGGCCGGCGTAGAGTAGGCCGCCGAGGTTGTCCAGGGCGCTGGCCAGCGCGGGATGGGTGTCGCCGTAATGGCGGCGGGCGAGCTTGACGGCGCGCTCGAAGGGGGCGCGGGCGCGCTCCAGATGGTTCGCCGCCCGGTGCACGGCACCGAGGTTGGTCAGGTGCGGGATCAGCGCCGCGTCCTCGCGCCCGAGCGTCGCCTCGCGGGCCGCGAGCAGCCTGGCATAGGCCGAAGTTGCGCCGTCCAGGTCGTCGTTCGCTTCGAGGGTGGCGGCCAGGGCCGCACGGGTGGAGCGCGTGTCGGGGTGGTCCTCGCCGAGCGTTGTCTCCCTGAGCTCGAGCGCCTCTCTCAGGGGTGCCGCCGCGCCCGCCTGGTCGCCGGCCGCCGAGCGGCTAAGCGCGAGCTGATGCGCCGCCGCCGCCCGCGTCGGGCTCTCTGGCGCCAGGGCCTGCAGTCGGGTGTAGGCGGCTTCGCGCACGGCGCGGGCGGCGTCCGGCGCTTCCAGCTGCTCGAGGATGCGGCCGGCGCCGTCGTGGGCGAGGGCCATGCGCTCCACCTCCCCCGACTTGCGGCGCAGTGTGTCCAGAGCCTGGATCAGATGGCTGATGGCGGTGTCCCGAGCCGGCAGCTCCGCCCACAGGCTCTGCCAGGCAAAGGGTGCGCCGCGCCAGGCCGCCAGGGCCTCCGGCCGGGCCAGGGTCTCGAGCAGCCCGGTCCAGTCCGCGGCGAGCGCCAGATGGCGGGCGCGGGCGAGCGGCTCGTCGATCACCGCCGCAAGGCGGGCGTGGCAGGCCCGGCGCTCGGCACCCCCCGGCAGCAGCGTGCGGGCGACGGCGTCCCGCAGGCCCGCGTGGCGTAAGCGCCAGCGTCTGCCGTCCTGCAGCACCAGCGGATCGCCGGCGGGTTCCGGCAGGCCCAGGGCCGCCAGCGTCTCCGCGTCGAGACCAGTGGGGGCTGCCCAGAGCGCGCCCAGCAGCGGGACCCGCTCCGGCCCGACGTCCGCGAGCGCCGCGGCGACGGGGTCCTCGGCGCCGGCATAGTCCGGCAGCAGCGTGGCCGGGTCAGCCTCGCGGTTCATGTCGAGCCGCTCCCAGCCGAGCTCGCGCAGGCGCTCGGCGAGCAGCCCGCGGCGCGCGGTGGCCACCAGGGTGACCCCCGGCGGCAGGTGCGCCGGCAGCCAGTCCGGCTCGCCGGTGAGGTCGCTGCCGGTGATGCGGTCGAGGTCGTCGATGACGATGAGCGCCGGCCCGGTGCCGAGGCGCGCGAGCCACCCGGGCAGCGCCTCGCGCAGGCCGGACTCATCCAGCGGCAGGGCGTCGGCGGCGTCCAGTTGCCGGCGCAGCCGGGTCAGCAGCCCGTGGATCACGCCCGCGGGGCTGTCGCGGTCCGGTGCCAGTCCGGCCGCGTGGACGTGGCACCAGCGGCCTTCCCGAGCGGCGGCGAGCCAGGTCCGGAGCGTCGCCGTGCGGCCGCTCATCTCCGGGCCGGTGAGCAGCAGCCGGCGGCCGCCGCGGGCACTGTGGCCGAGATGCTCGGCCACGTTGTCGGCCGCCGGCAGGGGATCGACGTCGAGGCCCGGGGTATTGGCGGCCTCTGGACAGGGGGGCGCGCTGCGCGGCATGTTCATGCTGTCTGCGTGTCACACTATGGGTAGACGCGACATCTTGCGGCCAACGCCGCCTGTCGCCAAGCGTGTCACCCTCTTGGAGAGAGCAGGATGAGCGAGCACGTCGGCGCTGCGCCGATCGACCTGGATGCGCTGCTGGAGGCGGGGGACTCCCCCGACGCCGGTGCGCTGGTGGTCTTTGGCGGCACCGTCCGCCGCCACCACGACGGCAAGTCCGTCACCGCCATCGAGTATTCCGCCTACGAACCGCTGGCCGAGAGGGCCCTGGCGGAGGTCGAGGCGGAGACCATGGAACGTTTCGACATCCTCTCCTGCCTCATCCGGCACCGGGTCGGCAAGCTCGAGGTGGGGGAGCTCAGTGTCGTTGTGGTGGTGCGGGCGGCGCATCGTGCCGAGGCCTTCGAGGCCGGCCGCTACGCCATCGACACGCTGAAGAAGACCGCCCCGGTGTGGAAGCGCGAGGCCTACGCCGACGGCACCGAAGTCTATCTGCAGGGCGAGCCCCTGCCCGGCGCCGGCGCCTGAGCGCGCCGCGCCCCGGCACCGGAGGAGCCATGGCGGGTAACGTTACCGACCGACTCGACCGCCCGCTGCGGGATCTGCGTATCTCGCTGACGGACCGATGCAACTTTCGCTGCACCTACTGCATGCCGAAGGCCCTGTTCGGCGTGAGCCACCAGTTCATGCCGCGCCGGGAGCTGCTCTCCTTCGAGGAGATCGAACGCCTCGCGCGGCTGTTCGTGCAGCTCGGCGTGCGCAAGCTGCGCCTCACCGGCGGCGAGCCGCTGATCCGGCGGGACATCGAGGATCTGGTGGCCATGCTCTCGGCCATCGACGGGGTGGAGGACATCAGCCTCACCACCAATGCCTCGCTGCTTACCCTGGACAAGGCGAAGGCGCTGCGAGCCGCCGGCCTGCGGCGGATCACCGTGAGCCTGGACGGCATCGACGACGACACCTTCCGGGCGATGAACGACGTCGGCTTCCCGGTGGCCAAGGTGCTGCAGGGCATCGACAACGCCGCCGAGGCCGGGCTCACGCCGATCAAGATCAACATGGTGGTCCAGCGCGGCGTCAACGAGCACGACATCCTGCCGATGGCCGAGCACTTCCGGGGCAGCGGGCACATCGTGCGCTTCATCGAGTACATGGATGTCGGCAACAGCAACGGCTGGCGCCTGGACGAGGTCATGCCCTCCCGCGAGGTCGCGGAGCTGATCGGCTCGCGCTGGCCGATCGAGCCGGTGGAGCCGAACTACCGCGGCGAGGTGGCCGACCGCTGGCGCTACCGGGACGGCGCCGGGGAGATTGGCGTGATCAGCTCCGTGAGCCAGCCCTTCTGCGGCGACTGCAGCCGCGCGCGGCTCTCCGCCGAGGGCAAGCTCTACACCTGCCTGTTCGCGAGCCGCGGCCACGAGCTGCGCGACCGCATGCGCGCCGGTGCCGGCGACGACGAGCTGCTGGCCTACCTGCGCGGTATCTGGAGCCGCCGCAGCGACCGCTACTCGGAGCTCCGCACCCACGAGACCAAGCCCATCGACAGCCGCAAGATCGAGATGTCCTACATAGGCGGCTGACCACTACGGGTGGTGATGGGGGGTAGAGAGACAGTCGCCAAGGCGCGAAGGACGCAAAGTGGAGGGATCAGGGACTCAACACAAAGACACAAAGGACACAAAGATGCACGAAGGTGAAGAAGGAAATTCATGTTCACTTCCCTTTGTGTTCTTTGTGGCCTTTGTGCCTTTGTGTTGAATCTCCCTCTCGCTTTGCGTCCTTCGCGCCTTTGCGGTCATCCGCCCGTCAGCTCGAATCCAACCCCAAGGGGCATGAGTGATGAACGAAGAGACGATGAACATCAGTGTGCGCAAGTTTCTGAAGAAGGTGGGGGTGACCTCGCAGCGGGAGATCGAGACCGCGGTGCGGGAGGCCATCGAGAGCGGCAAGCTCAAGGGCGACGAAACCCTCAAGGCAAAGATCACCCTGGAGGTGGAGGGGTTGTCGCTGACGCACGAGATTGATGGGGCGATCGAGCTGGAGTAGCGCGCTCGGCGCGCTACTCCAGCTCGATCGAGTTCAAGGTTCAAAGTTCCGAGTCCAAAGACCCAAGGCCGCAAAGCCCTGCTGGTATCCAGATATCCGCCGGCTCAGGGTCTTGGAATCTTGAACTGACAACTTTGAACTCGAGCCTTTCGACACGCTTTTGCGCTTCAGCGCAAAAGCGTGTCGAAAGGCTCGACGAGAACGTCCTCCCCCGCCGCCACCGGGCCTGCGTCCTCCGGGAGCACGATGAAGCAGTCCGCCAGGCTCATGGAGCGGAGGATCCCGGAGCCCTGGTGGCCGACGCTCTCAACTTCCAGGGTGCCGTCCTCGCCGGGGACCAGGCGGCCGCGCTGGAACTCCATGCGGCCGGGCTTCTTGCGCAGACGGCTGCGGCAGCGCACGCGGAAGCGTCGCGGCGGTGCGGCGTTCTCGCCGGCGAGCTGGCGCAGGGTCGGGGCCACCACCTGGGAGAAGGTCGCCATCACCGAGACCGGGTTGCCCGGCAGGCCGAAGAACCAGGCCGTGCCGACGCGGCCGAAGGTGAGCGGGCGGCCGGGCTTCATGGCGATGCTCCAGAAGTCCACCTCACCCTGTTCGCCGAGTATGCGGCCGATGAAGTCCGCCTCGCCGACGGAGACGCCGCCGGAGGTGAGCACCGCGTCCACTTCGGCGCTGGCATCGCGGAAGGCCTGCGCCAGCGCCGCCGGCTCGTCGGCGACCACGCCGTAGTCGAAGACCTCGGCGCCGAGGCGCGTAAGCATGGCGTGGAGCGTGTAGCGGTTGCTGTCGTGGATCTCCCCGGGGCCGAGTGGCTCGCCCAGGCCGCGGAGCTCGTCGCCGGTGGAGAAGAAGGCCACCCGGGGTCGGCGGTGCACCGCCACCTCCACCCGCCCCACCGAGGCCAGCAGACCGATGTCCGCCGGGGTCAGCCGCCGGCCCGGGCCGAGGATCGTCTCGCCGGCGCGCAGATCCTCGCCGGCGGGGCGGATGTTGTCTCCCGTCTCGGGCCAGCTCTCGATGTGGACGCGCTCGCCCTCGGCACGGGCGCGCTCCTGCATGATCACCGTGTCCGCGCCCGCCGGGATGACCCCACCGGTCATGATGCGCACGCATTCCCCTGTCCCGAGCCGGCCGCTGAAGGGGTGGCCGGCGAAGGCGGAGCCCACCAGGCGCAGCGTCTCGGTGCCGCGGTCCTCGCCACGCACGGCGTAGCCGTCCATGGCGGAGTTGTCCTGGGCGGGGACGTCCGCGGGGGCCGTCACGGACTCCGCCAGGACGCGACCGAGGGCGCTGCGTACCGCAAGGCGCTGCCGTGCGGCCACCGTGCCCACGGCGCCGAGGATGCGCTGCAGGGCCTCGGCCAGAGGCATGGCCGGGGCGTCGTGGCCGCAGCCGGCGCTGAACAGGCGCTCGCTCATGGGGTGGTCGTCTCCCGTCCCGGGTCGAGCCGGGCCTCGAGGCGCGCGTGCTCCTCGGGGGTGTTGACGTTGATGAACAGCTCGCGCTGGCCGGAGAAATCGGCCTCGCGCACGTCGAGGCTGGCGTACCAGCGGTCGATCTTGCGGCCGCCATCGGCGAGGAAGCGCTCCAGGCTTGGCAGCACCGGGGCTCGCAGCAGGGCGTGCGCCGGCTGCAGGCGCTCGCCGTCGTGGGCCACCGCGGCGTCGCCGTCACCGAGGGCGGCGCGCAGCCGCGCCACCAGGTCCGCCGGCACCAGCGGACCGTCGCAGGGCAGGGTCAGCGCCAGCGGCGTGTCGCAGTGAGCGAGGCCGCTCGCCATGCCGGCCAGCGGCCCCTGGAACCCGCCCTCGCGGTCCGCTACCACGGGCAGGCCGAACGCGGCATAGCGTTCGTGGTTGCGGTTCGCGTTGATGATGATCGCGTCCACCTGCGGGCGCACGGCGTCGAGGACATGGGCGATCATGGGTCGCCCGGCCAGCGCGATCAGGCCCTTGTCCTCGCCGCCCATGCGGGTCGCCCGCCCGCCGGCGAGGATGATCGCGGTCACGGTCTCCGGCATGGGAGCCTCCCGGCGGCGGGGCGGGGAATGCGGCGCACCGTTCAGCCTCCGGCCACGGAAGGCACCACCGCCAGCGTGCGCCGTCCGGTCAGCGGGGTCTCGAGCCCCTCCAGCGCACGGATGTCCTCGTCGTCGAGGAACAGATTCACGTAGGGCCGGAGCTCGCCGCCCCGGGTGAGGATGCGCGGCAGCAGCAGGGCGTGGCGCTCGCCGGCGGCATTGAGTGCGTCGCGCACGCGCTCGGCGCGCACCACGATGCGTGCCTCGCCGTCGGCGATCTCCTGGAGCGCAGCGGGCAGTTCGATGGCGACTTCGGTCATGCGGTTGTTACCGGTGTTCGAACGGACATCTCAGCCTGTGCTCACCAACCTTCTCGGAATTATCGTCAGTTCTCAGAGCTCGGGAGCGCCCGCACGGCGGGCCTGTGTACCCCGTGGGAGCGGTCTCCGACCGCGAAACGCCGCGCAGCGGCGTACCGTACCGCGCTCCGCGCGCTCTCGCGGTCGGAGACCGCTCCCACGCGGCGCACAGGCCTGCTGAGACCTGGCGAGCAGCCAGCATCAGTTTGCCTCGCCGTCGCGCCGCCGGACAATGTCGACCACGGGCTCCGCGGCAGTCATGGCGGCCAGCACGATGTGCGCCAGTGCGTCGCTGCGTGCGAGGGCCCGTGTGGCCGCCTCGCGGGCAAGGGCCGCCCGCTCGCCATCGTCCACCTGGTTGATCACCGGGATGACGCGCATGCCCGCGGTGCCCTTCAGTGCACCCTGCGGGTCGCTCAGCAGTCGCGCCACGTGTTCCGGGCGCAGGGCCTCGCCGGGGGCGCAGCCGGTGACCGCGGAGAGCTCTGCCGGCCGGTGGGCGATACGCTCGTCGAGCGGCTCGCCGAAGACACCGGCGGAGACCACGAACAGTACGGTGGCGGTGCCGGGGACCAGCTGCGGCTCGCCCTCGGCGGGCGCCTTGATCGAGCGCATGCGCGCGCCGTCCGCCTTGACCAGGGTGAGCCCGAAGCCGCCGGCGCGATGCAGCGCGGCGATCCGTGCCGGATCCACGCCGCTCACCCGGCCCGACTTGGCCGCGGCGGTGGCGTAGGCGATGCGCCGGTACTGGCGCCCCGCCGCCGGCACCTCGGTGTCCAGGCTCTCGGCGTCGGTGAACAGCCGTGCCTCCACCAGCCGCCGGCCCGGCGGCGTGGTCATCACCGAGGCGGTGACGGCCACCGGGCCCGGATGGGCGGCGAGCAGGCGGTAGAGCGTGGTCTTCTTGCCGCCGGCCCCCACGGCGCACACGATGCCCCTCTCGGCGCCGAAGGTTTCGAGCAGCTCGGCGTCGGTCATGGCGCCGCCTCCAGTGAGGTCGCCCGCACGCAGAGGATGCCCGGCAGGAATCCCGCCACCAGCGCCCACTGGTCGCCGCCGTCGCGGCTCGCGAACAGGTGCCCGCTGGAGGTGCCGAGGTAGAGGCCGAGGGGGGCGAGGCCATCGCTGTCGAGGCCGTCGCGGAGGATGGTGACGAACACGTTCTCCTGCGGCAGCCCCGCGGTCAGCGGCTCCCAGCTCGTGCCCGCGTCGCGCGTGCGGTAGACCCGCAGGCGCCCGCCCACGGTCGCCCGGAACTGGCTGCTGTCCTCCGGCACCGTGTAGAGCACGTCCGGATCCCGCGGGTCGGTGGCGAGGGCGTAGCCGAAGTCGCTGGGCAGCCCGGCGGTGATCTCGTGCCAGTGCCCGCCGTGGTCGTCGCTGCGGTAGGTGCCGTGGTGGCTCTGCTGGTAGAGGCGGCCGTCCTGCGCCGGGTGCACCAGCAGGCGGTGGATGCAGTGGCCGCAGGCTGGTGCCTGGCCTGGCAGGTAGGGGGCGCGCACGCCGCGATTGAGCGCATGCCAGTGGCCGCCGTCATCGTCCGAGCGATACACGCCGCCGGCGGAGAGCGCGGCGTACAGCCGCTCCGGGCGGTGCGGGTCGGCCTGTACCGAATGCACCGCGAGGCCGCCCTTCGCCGGGCTCCAGTGGGTGCGGTCCGGATGCTGATTGAAGCCGCCGAAGGCCTCCCAGTGGCGGCCGTCGTCATCGCTGACGAACACCCCCGGCGGCTCGATGCCGGCGTAGAGGCGCTGTGGGCGGGCGCCGTCGGCCGGCGCCAGGCACCAGATCATCTGCAGGCTCTCGGGGCCGTCGTCGCGCCGGTGGCGCGGCACCTCGGCCAGCGGCGCCCAGTGCCGGCCATGGTCCTCGGTGCGGTAGACGTGGATGCCCCAGACCGGATGGTGCGCGGCGGCAAAGCCGACCCCGGGGCGGCGCGGATCGAGGAACGCGGACTGCACCTCGTAGCCGGCGAGATGCGGACCCTCCACCCGCCAGTGCTGGCGCCCGGCATCGGCGCGGGCGATGAACAATCCCTTGCGCGTGCCAACGAGCACGGCGATGGCCTCGCTGGCGGCCTGCGCCCCGGACATGAACTCCTCCGCTTTTCGATCCGTGAGCAGGTACTATACCGTACGAGTTTGGAATCATTCCGATCCAGGAGGAGAGCCTTGCGCTTCCTGCGGGCCCTGCGCCTCGACGACAGCGACGATGCCATCTACGCCCGTGCGGCGCAGGCCGGTGAATGGGTGGTGCCGGGGACGTTCGTGTTCACGTTCAGCGAGCGCGAGCCGGAGCGCCTGGACGAGGGCGAGCGTGCGGCGTTCCGGCACGGCTTCCTCGGCCTGGGTTCCTTCGGCTGGACGACGCTCGCCGTGGTGGTGGAGATGCCCGAGCCGGAGCGCCGCCAGGTACTGGAGCGCCTGGCACGGCACTTCGTCGAGCACTACGGGGCGCCGGACCTCAACGCCGCGATGGAGGTGGCACGGGAAGAGGTGGCGTTCTGCGAGTCGCTCTGCACGCCGGACATCAATACCGTGCTCTCGGTGCAGCGCGAGCTTGGCGACGACGGGGTGCGCGAGGCCTTCCGCGTGCACCGGCCGCGGGCGGACTGGGAGTCGGCGCCCGTCTTCCGCATGGAGCCCGAATGAGGGCGCTGGAGCCATCACCATGAGCGATAGCCCCGAAGCCAGAACGGTCTGGCCGGTTACCGTGATCCTGACGCGGGAGCTGCGGCAGCGCGGGCCGTGGCAGTTTCCGGCCTGGAGCGTGGCGGGCGTGCTGGCCAGGGAGACCGCACCGGGCGTCACCCGCGTACACCCGGACGACCGGCGCGCGGAGTTCGTGTGGGGCGGGCTCAGCGTCCAGCTGGTGCGCTCCAATGCCGAGACCTACTGGTTTAACCTGAAGAGCGAACGCCCCTCGCTGTTCGTCGTCTGCCGTGAGGATCCGGCGAATGGCCTGATGCCGGTGCTGGTTACCCTGGACCACGACGAGGCGTCGCGTCAGGGCGAAGGCGATGGCGAGGTGTTCGCCGTCGAGTTTCCGGGCTGGCTGGAGGCGGGGGTGCGCGAGTTCATTGCCCGCCACTACCGGCCGGCGCCGCCGCGCAAGCGCAAGCCGCGCGAGGAGGAGGACTGATCATGGCCCGAGAGACGAACCCCGAGGACCGCGAGACCGGTTTTCTCGCACGCTGGAATCAGCGCAAGCGCGAGGTGCAGCGCGAGGCCGGGAGGCCGGATCCGGAGCCCGAGGCCGGCGCCCCCGAGGAGGCCGGTTCGGCGGACGAGCAGGCGCCGGCACTCACCGACGCAGACATGCCTGCGCTGGATAGCCTCGACCAGGACAGCGACGTCAGCGGATTCCTTTCCGAGGGCGTGAGCGAGGATCTGCGCCGGCAGGCCCTGCGCCGGCTCTTTCACACTCCGAAGTTCAATCTCCGCGATGGCCTGGACGATTATGACGAGGACTATCGGGCGATGATGACGCCGCTTGGCGATACCGTGACCCACGACCTGCGCCGGCAGCGCAAGCGGCTGGAGGAACGCGAGGCGGAGCGCCAGGAGGCGCTCGCCGACGTCGGCGAGCCCGTCGGCGAGCCCGTCGGAGAGGACGTCGGCAGCCGGGAACGAGTGCCTGGGCGCGGTCCGGCTGGCGACGGCGCGGGGGCGCCGGCGGGCGAGCCGCCGCGCGCGACGGAATCCAGCGCCGATGACAACGACAGTGACACCGGGCGTGCCTGACGGCCGCGGAGGCGAACGTGCTTGATATCGTTGCCAATCCCCTGCCGGAGTTGCCGGCCGCCACGGAGGCCGGCGAGGCCCGCGCGGCGGCGCTGGCGGCGCTCTCCGCGGCACCCCTAGGAACGGCTGGGTTCGTCGAATACCGCTCGCTGGGTCTGTTGCTGATCGTGGGGCCTGCGGCGCCGGCCTTCGAGGCCGCGCGTGCCCTGGCGGACCAGCTCGCCTGCGTGATCGTCGCCGAGGATGACGGGATCGGGTCCGAGCCCGAGGCCGATGTCGAGCGCTTCCTCCTCGCCCGGGGGCGTCCGTCGATCAGCGGTCACCTGGGGGCGTTTCGCGCGCTGCTCCGCAGTGACACCCATGAGGACAACCTGGCCGCGCTGGCAGCGCGCGAGCGGGAGACCTTCGATTTGGTGCTGGATCTCTCGGCGCAGCCGCACATCGGGTTCGAGCGACCTCCGCTCGGCTATTACCGCCCGGGGCAGGATCCGGAGGCCCTGGGCGAGGCGCTGGCGGTGTTGCCGGAAATGGTGGGCGAGTTCCAGAAGCCGCGCTTTTTCACCTACGACGAGCGCATCTGCGCCCATGGCAGCCGCGGCCTTACGGGCTGCACGCGCTGCCTTGACGCCTGCGCCACCGGCGCTATCCGCTCTCTGGGTGAGCGGGTCGAAGTCGACCCCTACCTCTGCCAGGGCTGCGGCAGCTGCGCGGTGGTCTGCCCGAGCGGCGCCATGGGCTATGCCTTCCCCGAGACACGGGATCTGCTGGGTG is from Spiribacter halobius and encodes:
- the mobA gene encoding molybdenum cofactor guanylyltransferase MobA, with product MPETVTAIILAGGRATRMGGEDKGLIALAGRPMIAHVLDAVRPQVDAIIINANRNHERYAAFGLPVVADREGGFQGPLAGMASGLAHCDTPLALTLPCDGPLVPADLVARLRAALGDGDAAVAHDGERLQPAHALLRAPVLPSLERFLADGGRKIDRWYASLDVREADFSGQRELFINVNTPEEHARLEARLDPGRETTTP
- a CDS encoding MoaD/ThiS family protein, which codes for MTEVAIELPAALQEIADGEARIVVRAERVRDALNAAGERHALLLPRILTRGGELRPYVNLFLDDEDIRALEGLETPLTGRRTLAVVPSVAGG
- the yqeC gene encoding selenium cofactor biosynthesis protein YqeC, translated to MTDAELLETFGAERGIVCAVGAGGKKTTLYRLLAAHPGPVAVTASVMTTPPGRRLVEARLFTDAESLDTEVPAAGRQYRRIAYATAAAKSGRVSGVDPARIAALHRAGGFGLTLVKADGARMRSIKAPAEGEPQLVPGTATVLFVVSAGVFGEPLDERIAHRPAELSAVTGCAPGEALRPEHVARLLSDPQGALKGTAGMRVIPVINQVDDGERAALAREAATRALARSDALAHIVLAAMTAAEPVVDIVRRRDGEAN
- a CDS encoding WD40/YVTN/BNR-like repeat-containing protein; translated protein: MSGAQAASEAIAVLVGTRKGLFIARADAGRQHWRVEGPHLAGYEVQSAFLDPRRPGVGFAAAHHPVWGIHVYRTEDHGRHWAPLAEVPRHRRDDGPESLQMIWCLAPADGARPQRLYAGIEPPGVFVSDDDGRHWEAFGGFNQHPDRTHWSPAKGGLAVHSVQADPHRPERLYAALSAGGVYRSDDDGGHWHALNRGVRAPYLPGQAPACGHCIHRLLVHPAQDGRLYQQSHHGTYRSDDHGGHWHEITAGLPSDFGYALATDPRDPDVLYTVPEDSSQFRATVGGRLRVYRTRDAGTSWEPLTAGLPQENVFVTILRDGLDSDGLAPLGLYLGTSSGHLFASRDGGDQWALVAGFLPGILCVRATSLEAAP
- a CDS encoding DUF6505 family protein; protein product: MRFLRALRLDDSDDAIYARAAQAGEWVVPGTFVFTFSEREPERLDEGERAAFRHGFLGLGSFGWTTLAVVVEMPEPERRQVLERLARHFVEHYGAPDLNAAMEVAREEVAFCESLCTPDINTVLSVQRELGDDGVREAFRVHRPRADWESAPVFRMEPE
- a CDS encoding DUF3305 domain-containing protein — encoded protein: MSDSPEARTVWPVTVILTRELRQRGPWQFPAWSVAGVLARETAPGVTRVHPDDRRAEFVWGGLSVQLVRSNAETYWFNLKSERPSLFVVCREDPANGLMPVLVTLDHDEASRQGEGDGEVFAVEFPGWLEAGVREFIARHYRPAPPRKRKPREEED
- a CDS encoding DUF3306 domain-containing protein; the encoded protein is MARETNPEDRETGFLARWNQRKREVQREAGRPDPEPEAGAPEEAGSADEQAPALTDADMPALDSLDQDSDVSGFLSEGVSEDLRRQALRRLFHTPKFNLRDGLDDYDEDYRAMMTPLGDTVTHDLRRQRKRLEEREAERQEALADVGEPVGEPVGEDVGSRERVPGRGPAGDGAGAPAGEPPRATESSADDNDSDTGRA